The proteins below come from a single Necator americanus strain Aroian chromosome V, whole genome shotgun sequence genomic window:
- a CDS encoding hypothetical protein (NECATOR_CHRV.G18337.T4): MFSAWMRTQAATRAEAVTSAASAAADPIDNIVDARPVAVEIPIDDDEPNTTIDRVGLNIDRRFTVKTDWSKKSWKNPAVQRNQRLRKQGMISVGERTMEAMENNLFFASRGGIRRKVEAMEKYEKLGKIGEGSYGVVYKCRNRDNGQIVAIKKFVETEDDPQIKKIALREIRMLKQLKHPNLVSLLEVFKRNRKLHLVFEHCDRTVLHDLEKYPNGVPDELTKKITWQLLEALRFCHSHKCIHRDVKPENILLTKNDVVKLADFGFARIINPQEMYTDYVATRWYRSPELLVGDTVYGPPVDIWAVGCVLAELITGEALWPGRSDIDQLYLIRKTIGELLPRHVSVFRSNQFFFGLSIPEPDQQEPLPLRLPNATSVQLDFLYKCFEMSPDRRWSAPELLQHSYFSGWQLRLRQEDINTSAIKKISNFQQPSTNYLPYLNGNNLDEYDDRMRLLRGEPSSFARTGFYDKLFRTGNTKTWQGTYLYEPTYGYNPNLPNNGPYFVYRYSNFFAD; the protein is encoded by the exons ATGTTTTCGGCGTGGATGCGAACTCAAGCAGCGACAAGAGCAGAAGCGGTAACCAGCGCTGCCTCCGCCGCCGCCGACCCTATCGACAACATCGTCGACGCACGTCCGGTGGCGGTCGAAATTCCCATCGACGACGACGAACCAAATACAACTATCGATCGCGTAGGGTTGAACATCGATCGACGGTTTACGGTCAAAACGGATTGGTCGAAGAAGAGCTGGAAGAACCCTGCCGTGCAGCGGAACCAGCGGCTACGCAAGCAAGG CATGATTTCCGTCGGTGAACGAACAATGGAAGCGATGGAAAACAACCTCTTTTTCGCCAGTAGAGG GGGAATCCGACGAAAGGTGGAAGCGATGGAAAAGTACGAAAAATTGGGGAAAATCGGTGAAGGATCTTATGGTGTGGTCTACAAGTGCAGAAACAGAGATAATGGACAG ATTGTTGCTATAAAAAAATTCGTGGAAACAGAGGACGATccacaaatcaaaaaaattgcgcTGCGTGAAATTCGAATGTTAAAG CAACTGAAACATCCGAATCTCGTCTCATTATTGGAGGTTTTCAAGCGGAATAGGAAACTACATCTGGTGTTCGAGCATTGTGATCGTACCGTGCTACACGATCTGGAGAAGTATCCAAATGG TGTTCCTGACGAGTTGACGAAGAAAATAACATGGCAGTTATTGGAAGCGCTACGGTTTTGCCATTCTCATAAATGTATACATCG AGATGTGAAACCCGAAAATATTCTGCTAACAAAAAACGACGTCGTCAAACTAGCCGACTTCGGATTCGCACGTATAATTA atCCGCAAGAAATGTACACCGACTACGTGGCCACACGATGGTACCGAAGTCCAG AACTCCTCGTCGGCGACACGGTATACGGTCCACCAGTGGATATATGGGCAGTTGGATGTGTATTGGCCGAACTGATCACAGGTGAAGCACTATGGCCTGGAAGAAGTGACATTGATCAACTCTACCTCATTAGGAAGACTATTG GGGAACTCCTGCCACGACACGTGTCCGTCTTCCGCTCGAATCAATTCTTCTTCGGTCTTTCCATTCCAGAACCTGATCAACAGGAACCATTACCGCTACGTTTACCGAATGCAACCAGTGTTCAGCTTGATTTTTTATAC aaatgctTCGAAATGAGCCCGGATCGACGATGGAGCGCTCCCGAATTGTTGCAGCATAGTTACTTTAGCGGTTGGCAGTTGCGTTTGCGACAAGAGGACATTAATACATCCGCGATTAAAAAA ATATCCAATTTTCAGCAGCCTTCAACGAATTATCTGCCTTACTTGAACGGAAAC aatttagaCGAATATGATGACAGGATGAGGCTATTACGCGGTGAACCGTCATCATTTGCACGTACTGGATTTTACGACAAATTATTTAG AACTGGCAACACCAAAACATGGCAAGGAACGTACCTCTACGAGCCAACCTACGGATACAATCCAAACCTACCGAACAACGGACCATATTTTGTTTACCGATACAGTAATTTCTTTGCTGATTAA
- a CDS encoding hypothetical protein (NECATOR_CHRV.G18338.T3), which translates to MMKVAAMENWGLITVRQKLLLNNSTISTLTETRLTSIVLAHEIAHQWFGNLVTMKWWDDLWLNEGFASMIGLKANDVVDNSPLSRDELSVDIARAMRNDQLPNSLPVSRRDEAFDPETAFTSNTYKKAMLIILMVEHIVGEVSFRDGLRLFLNQFMYKNVDHNDLLAMITRVYTGSSVGGRLADQNFTLAEVIETWIYQKGFPILYVRKRPDGKVQVTQEIYRHVPGHKHSGVQWKIPLFLRDPLTLEPTVKWLVENSTAILDLGKDTVLDREGRSFVRIRYDAELYLDITARLHADPNCIPVAARTRLMDDSFTLAEVGNLSYAHALNISVYLRKETAYPPVKMLHAHLDFLVSRLTAHPKFPLFQKFIIAILEPLFEHFQRHPLENDVKIHEDDLRGTVYTRVCLNGHRACVDYSLELLNKLRISCANSMLSNRTCNTIPPYLRQPLYSTAVMYGNDDIFEFMYSKWETEIYQTERERIWIALGASKKKEHIHRIFDGLFFNEVPVDLLPMCAGYASYNHPVNHFTSYVLENMDRLKEAVHGNRLPVDIFLQTFARGIVKIDDIPKFNSFVERLAPAVPMKLSAMLNSRVRSVSVWMARYGDSVINNITISSQFERFGEIFVSTQIQNLESTCVSLISSISAC; encoded by the exons ATGATGAAAGTGGCTGCGATGGAAAATTGGG GCCTTATTACTGTCCGACAGAAGCTACTGTTGAACAACAGCACCATCTCCACGTTGACGGAAACTCGTCTCACATCGATTGTGCTCGCACATGAAATCGCTCACCAG TGGTTTGGAAATTTGGTGACGATGAAATGGTGGGATGATCTATGGCTTAACGAAGGTTTCGCATCAATGATCGGCTTAAAGGCGAACGATGTCGTGGATAATTCGCCTCTTAGTCGG GACGAGTTATCTGTGGACATAGCCAGAGCGATGCGAAACGATCAATTGCCGAATAGTTTACCAGTTTCCAGACGTGATGAAGCATTCGATCCAGAAACAGCATTCACGTCGAACACCTACAAGAAG GCGATGTTGATCATTTTGATGGTGGAGCATATCGTCGGTGAAGTGTCATTTCGCGATGGTCTACGGTTGTTTCTCAATCAGTTCATGTACAAAAATGTTGATCATAATGATCTTTTGGCCATGATCACGAG AGTTTATACTGGCTCTTCTGTCGGTGGTCGCTTAGCTGACCAAAATTTCACTTTGGCTGAAGTTATCGAGACATGGATCTATCAAAAAGGCTTTCCTATATTATACGTTCGAAAGCGGCCAGATGGGAAAGTGCAAGTCACTCAGGAAATCTACAGA CATGTTCCCGGTCATAAACACAGTGGTGTTCAGTGGAAAATCCCGTTATTCCTTCGTGATCCACTCACTTTGGAGCCAACTGTAAAATGGTTGGTTGAAAACAGTACGG CTATTCTTGACCTCGGCAAGGATACGGTACTCGATCGAGAAGGCAGAAGTTTTGTTCGAATACGCTACGATGCGGAACTCTATCTGGACATTACCGCACGACTTCACGCTGATCCGAATTGTATCCCGGTGGCAGCACG CACTCGTCTTATGGACGACTCGTTTACACTGGCAGAAGTGGGAAATCTATCGTATGCGCATGCGTTGAACATTTCGGTGTACTTGCGGAAGGAG aCTGCTTATCCACCGGTGAAAATGCTACATGCGCACTTGGATTTTCTCGTATCACGCCTCACCGCACATCCAAAGTTTCCGTTATTTCAG AAATTCATCATCGCTATCTTGGAGCCATTGTTCGAACATTTTCAACGGCATCCACTCGAAAATGATGTAAAAATCCACGAGGA CGATCTACGAGGTACTGTATACACTCGTGTATGTTTAAATGGTCATCGAGCATGTGTCGATTATTCTTTGGAGCTATTAAATAAACTAAGGATATCTTGTGCGAATAGTATGCTGAGTAACAGGACGTGTAATAC AATCCCACCGTATCTTCGACAACCCTTGTATTCGACAGCTGTGATGTATGGTAACGATGACATATTCGAATTTATGTATTCGAAATGGGAAACGGAAATTTATCAAACGGAAAGGGAACGAATATGGATAGCGCTGGGAgcgagcaagaaaaaagagcatatCCATCG gatattcGATGGGCTCTTCTTCAACGAGGTACCAGTAGATTTACTACCCATGTGTGCTGGTTATGCTAG CTACAATCACCCAGTCAACCATTTTACGTCGTATGTTCTGGAGAATATGGATCGACTCAAAGAAGC TGTTCACGGCAATAGACTTCCGGTCGACATTTTCCTTCAGACGTTTGCGCGAGGTATAGTAAAAATTGACGACATTCCAAAG TTCAACTCGTTCGTTGAGCGTTTGGCTCCAGCAGTTCCGATGAAATTGTCGGCGATGCTAAACTCCAGAGTACGCTCAGTTAGCGTCTGGATGGCACGCTACGGAGATAGTGTCATCAATAATATTACG ATATCTAGTCAATTCGAGAGATTCGGGGAAATTTTTGTAAGTACGCAAATCCAGAATCTGGAGAGTACCTGTGTCTCTCTCATCTCGTCGATCTCTGCTTGTTGA
- a CDS encoding hypothetical protein (NECATOR_CHRV.G18337.T3): MFSAWMRTQAATRAEAVTSAASAAADPIDNIVDARPVAVEIPIDDDEPNTTIDRVGLNIDRRFTVKTDWSKKSWKNPAVQRNQRLRKQGMISVGERTMEAMENNLFFASRGGIRRKVEAMEKYEKLGKIGEGSYGVVYKCRNRDNGQIVAIKKFVETEDDPQIKKIALREIRMLKQLKHPNLVSLLEVFKRNRKLHLVFEHCDRTVLHDLEKYPNGVPDELTKKITWQLLEALRFCHSHKCIHRDVKPENILLTKNDVVKLADFGFARIINPQEMYTDYVATRWYRSPELLVGDTVYGPPVDIWAVGCVLAELITGEALWPGRSDIDQLYLIRKTIGELLPRHVSVFRSNQFFFGLSIPEPDQQEPLPLRLPNATSVQLDFLYKCFEMSPDRRWSAPELLQHSYFSGWQLRLRQEDINTSAIKKQPSTNYLPYLNGNNLDEYDDRMRLLRGEPSSFARTGFYDKLFRTGNTKTWQGTYLYEPTYGYNPNLPNNGPYFVYRYSNFFAD; this comes from the exons ATGTTTTCGGCGTGGATGCGAACTCAAGCAGCGACAAGAGCAGAAGCGGTAACCAGCGCTGCCTCCGCCGCCGCCGACCCTATCGACAACATCGTCGACGCACGTCCGGTGGCGGTCGAAATTCCCATCGACGACGACGAACCAAATACAACTATCGATCGCGTAGGGTTGAACATCGATCGACGGTTTACGGTCAAAACGGATTGGTCGAAGAAGAGCTGGAAGAACCCTGCCGTGCAGCGGAACCAGCGGCTACGCAAGCAAGG CATGATTTCCGTCGGTGAACGAACAATGGAAGCGATGGAAAACAACCTCTTTTTCGCCAGTAGAGG GGGAATCCGACGAAAGGTGGAAGCGATGGAAAAGTACGAAAAATTGGGGAAAATCGGTGAAGGATCTTATGGTGTGGTCTACAAGTGCAGAAACAGAGATAATGGACAG ATTGTTGCTATAAAAAAATTCGTGGAAACAGAGGACGATccacaaatcaaaaaaattgcgcTGCGTGAAATTCGAATGTTAAAG CAACTGAAACATCCGAATCTCGTCTCATTATTGGAGGTTTTCAAGCGGAATAGGAAACTACATCTGGTGTTCGAGCATTGTGATCGTACCGTGCTACACGATCTGGAGAAGTATCCAAATGG TGTTCCTGACGAGTTGACGAAGAAAATAACATGGCAGTTATTGGAAGCGCTACGGTTTTGCCATTCTCATAAATGTATACATCG AGATGTGAAACCCGAAAATATTCTGCTAACAAAAAACGACGTCGTCAAACTAGCCGACTTCGGATTCGCACGTATAATTA atCCGCAAGAAATGTACACCGACTACGTGGCCACACGATGGTACCGAAGTCCAG AACTCCTCGTCGGCGACACGGTATACGGTCCACCAGTGGATATATGGGCAGTTGGATGTGTATTGGCCGAACTGATCACAGGTGAAGCACTATGGCCTGGAAGAAGTGACATTGATCAACTCTACCTCATTAGGAAGACTATTG GGGAACTCCTGCCACGACACGTGTCCGTCTTCCGCTCGAATCAATTCTTCTTCGGTCTTTCCATTCCAGAACCTGATCAACAGGAACCATTACCGCTACGTTTACCGAATGCAACCAGTGTTCAGCTTGATTTTTTATAC aaatgctTCGAAATGAGCCCGGATCGACGATGGAGCGCTCCCGAATTGTTGCAGCATAGTTACTTTAGCGGTTGGCAGTTGCGTTTGCGACAAGAGGACATTAATACATCCGCGATTAAAAAA CAGCCTTCAACGAATTATCTGCCTTACTTGAACGGAAAC aatttagaCGAATATGATGACAGGATGAGGCTATTACGCGGTGAACCGTCATCATTTGCACGTACTGGATTTTACGACAAATTATTTAG AACTGGCAACACCAAAACATGGCAAGGAACGTACCTCTACGAGCCAACCTACGGATACAATCCAAACCTACCGAACAACGGACCATATTTTGTTTACCGATACAGTAATTTCTTTGCTGATTAA
- a CDS encoding hypothetical protein (NECATOR_CHRV.G18338.T1): protein MFWDVVDRNQEIQVKDIYGITMMKVAAMENWGLITVRQKLLLNNSTISTLTETRLTSIVLAHEIAHQWFGNLVTMKWWDDLWLNEGFASMIGLKANDVVDNSPLSRDELSVDIARAMRNDQLPNSLPVSRRDEAFDPETAFTSNTYKKAMLIILMVEHIVGEVSFRDGLRLFLNQFMYKNVDHNDLLAMITRVYTGSSVGGRLADQNFTLAEVIETWIYQKGFPILYVRKRPDGKVQVTQEIYRHVPGHKHSGVQWKIPLFLRDPLTLEPTVKWLVENSTAILDLGKDTVLDREGRSFVRIRYDAELYLDITARLHADPNCIPVAARTRLMDDSFTLAEVGNLSYAHALNISVYLRKETAYPPVKMLHAHLDFLVSRLTAHPKFPLFQKFIIAILEPLFEHFQRHPLENDVKIHEDDLRGTVYTRVCLNGHRACVDYSLELLNKLRISCANSMLSNRTCNTIPPYLRQPLYSTAVMYGNDDIFEFMYSKWETEIYQTERERIWIALGASKKKEHIHRIFDGLFFNEVPVDLLPMCAGYASYNHPVNHFTSYVLENMDRLKEAVHGNRLPVDIFLQTFARGIVKIDDIPKFNSFVERLAPAVPMKLSAMLNSRVRSVSVWMARYGDSVINNITISSQFERFGEIFVSTQIQNLESTCVSLISSISAC from the exons atgttttggGATGTCGTCGATCGGAATCAAGAGATCCAAGTGAAAG ACATCTACGGAATAACAATGATGAAAGTGGCTGCGATGGAAAATTGGG GCCTTATTACTGTCCGACAGAAGCTACTGTTGAACAACAGCACCATCTCCACGTTGACGGAAACTCGTCTCACATCGATTGTGCTCGCACATGAAATCGCTCACCAG TGGTTTGGAAATTTGGTGACGATGAAATGGTGGGATGATCTATGGCTTAACGAAGGTTTCGCATCAATGATCGGCTTAAAGGCGAACGATGTCGTGGATAATTCGCCTCTTAGTCGG GACGAGTTATCTGTGGACATAGCCAGAGCGATGCGAAACGATCAATTGCCGAATAGTTTACCAGTTTCCAGACGTGATGAAGCATTCGATCCAGAAACAGCATTCACGTCGAACACCTACAAGAAG GCGATGTTGATCATTTTGATGGTGGAGCATATCGTCGGTGAAGTGTCATTTCGCGATGGTCTACGGTTGTTTCTCAATCAGTTCATGTACAAAAATGTTGATCATAATGATCTTTTGGCCATGATCACGAG AGTTTATACTGGCTCTTCTGTCGGTGGTCGCTTAGCTGACCAAAATTTCACTTTGGCTGAAGTTATCGAGACATGGATCTATCAAAAAGGCTTTCCTATATTATACGTTCGAAAGCGGCCAGATGGGAAAGTGCAAGTCACTCAGGAAATCTACAGA CATGTTCCCGGTCATAAACACAGTGGTGTTCAGTGGAAAATCCCGTTATTCCTTCGTGATCCACTCACTTTGGAGCCAACTGTAAAATGGTTGGTTGAAAACAGTACGG CTATTCTTGACCTCGGCAAGGATACGGTACTCGATCGAGAAGGCAGAAGTTTTGTTCGAATACGCTACGATGCGGAACTCTATCTGGACATTACCGCACGACTTCACGCTGATCCGAATTGTATCCCGGTGGCAGCACG CACTCGTCTTATGGACGACTCGTTTACACTGGCAGAAGTGGGAAATCTATCGTATGCGCATGCGTTGAACATTTCGGTGTACTTGCGGAAGGAG aCTGCTTATCCACCGGTGAAAATGCTACATGCGCACTTGGATTTTCTCGTATCACGCCTCACCGCACATCCAAAGTTTCCGTTATTTCAG AAATTCATCATCGCTATCTTGGAGCCATTGTTCGAACATTTTCAACGGCATCCACTCGAAAATGATGTAAAAATCCACGAGGA CGATCTACGAGGTACTGTATACACTCGTGTATGTTTAAATGGTCATCGAGCATGTGTCGATTATTCTTTGGAGCTATTAAATAAACTAAGGATATCTTGTGCGAATAGTATGCTGAGTAACAGGACGTGTAATAC AATCCCACCGTATCTTCGACAACCCTTGTATTCGACAGCTGTGATGTATGGTAACGATGACATATTCGAATTTATGTATTCGAAATGGGAAACGGAAATTTATCAAACGGAAAGGGAACGAATATGGATAGCGCTGGGAgcgagcaagaaaaaagagcatatCCATCG gatattcGATGGGCTCTTCTTCAACGAGGTACCAGTAGATTTACTACCCATGTGTGCTGGTTATGCTAG CTACAATCACCCAGTCAACCATTTTACGTCGTATGTTCTGGAGAATATGGATCGACTCAAAGAAGC TGTTCACGGCAATAGACTTCCGGTCGACATTTTCCTTCAGACGTTTGCGCGAGGTATAGTAAAAATTGACGACATTCCAAAG TTCAACTCGTTCGTTGAGCGTTTGGCTCCAGCAGTTCCGATGAAATTGTCGGCGATGCTAAACTCCAGAGTACGCTCAGTTAGCGTCTGGATGGCACGCTACGGAGATAGTGTCATCAATAATATTACG ATATCTAGTCAATTCGAGAGATTCGGGGAAATTTTTGTAAGTACGCAAATCCAGAATCTGGAGAGTACCTGTGTCTCTCTCATCTCGTCGATCTCTGCTTGTTGA
- a CDS encoding hypothetical protein (NECATOR_CHRV.G18337.T5), translating to MFSAWMRTQAATRAEAVTSAASAAADPIDNIVDARPVAVEIPIDDDEPNTTIDRVGLNIDRRFTVKTDWSKKSWKNPAVQRNQRLRKQGMISVGERTMEAMENNLFFASRGISSSYTHRISMVI from the exons ATGTTTTCGGCGTGGATGCGAACTCAAGCAGCGACAAGAGCAGAAGCGGTAACCAGCGCTGCCTCCGCCGCCGCCGACCCTATCGACAACATCGTCGACGCACGTCCGGTGGCGGTCGAAATTCCCATCGACGACGACGAACCAAATACAACTATCGATCGCGTAGGGTTGAACATCGATCGACGGTTTACGGTCAAAACGGATTGGTCGAAGAAGAGCTGGAAGAACCCTGCCGTGCAGCGGAACCAGCGGCTACGCAAGCAAGG CATGATTTCCGTCGGTGAACGAACAATGGAAGCGATGGAAAACAACCTCTTTTTCGCCAGTAGAGG GATATCCAGCTCCTACACTCACCGTATCTCCATGGTTATTTAA
- a CDS encoding hypothetical protein (NECATOR_CHRV.G18337.T1), with product MLPAFILPLFLTSIFAYNLGPPCLPQRINYKIHYPCLERTGQNEYDDRMRLLRGEPSSFARTGFYDKLFRTGNTKTWQGTYLYEPTYGYNPNLPNNGPYFVYRYSNFFAD from the exons ATGCTTCCAGCGTTCATACTTCCACTCTTCTTAACCTCAATTTTTGCGTACAACCTCGGACCTCCTTGCCTCCCGCAAAGAATTAACTATAAAATTCATTATCCATGTTTAGAGAGAACTGGACAAA aCGAATATGATGACAGGATGAGGCTATTACGCGGTGAACCGTCATCATTTGCACGTACTGGATTTTACGACAAATTATTTAG AACTGGCAACACCAAAACATGGCAAGGAACGTACCTCTACGAGCCAACCTACGGATACAATCCAAACCTACCGAACAACGGACCATATTTTGTTTACCGATACAGTAATTTCTTTGCTGATTAA
- a CDS encoding hypothetical protein (NECATOR_CHRV.G18337.T2), whose product MFSAWMRTQAATRAEAVTSAASAAADPIDNIVDARPVAVEIPIDDDEPNTTIDRVGLNIDRRFTVKTDWSKKSWKNPAVQRNQRLRKQGMISVGERTMEAMENNLFFASRGGIRRKVEAMEKYEKLGKIGEGSYGVVYKCRNRDNGQIVAIKKFVETEDDPQIKKIALREIRMLKQLKHPNLVSLLEVFKRNRKLHLVFEHCDRTVLHDLEKYPNGVPDELTKKITWQLLEALRFCHSHKCIHRDVKPENILLTKNDVVKLADFGFARIINPQEMYTDYVATRWYRSPELLVGDTVYGPPVDIWAVGCVLAELITGEALWPGRSDIDQLYLIRKTIGELLPRHVSVFRSNQFFFGLSIPEPDQQEPLPLRLPNATSVQLDFLYKCFEMSPDRRWSAPELLQHSYFSGWQLRLRQEDINTSAIKKISNFQQPSTNYLPYLNGNVSTLKQQNLQTTNNNRSYLPSI is encoded by the exons ATGTTTTCGGCGTGGATGCGAACTCAAGCAGCGACAAGAGCAGAAGCGGTAACCAGCGCTGCCTCCGCCGCCGCCGACCCTATCGACAACATCGTCGACGCACGTCCGGTGGCGGTCGAAATTCCCATCGACGACGACGAACCAAATACAACTATCGATCGCGTAGGGTTGAACATCGATCGACGGTTTACGGTCAAAACGGATTGGTCGAAGAAGAGCTGGAAGAACCCTGCCGTGCAGCGGAACCAGCGGCTACGCAAGCAAGG CATGATTTCCGTCGGTGAACGAACAATGGAAGCGATGGAAAACAACCTCTTTTTCGCCAGTAGAGG GGGAATCCGACGAAAGGTGGAAGCGATGGAAAAGTACGAAAAATTGGGGAAAATCGGTGAAGGATCTTATGGTGTGGTCTACAAGTGCAGAAACAGAGATAATGGACAG ATTGTTGCTATAAAAAAATTCGTGGAAACAGAGGACGATccacaaatcaaaaaaattgcgcTGCGTGAAATTCGAATGTTAAAG CAACTGAAACATCCGAATCTCGTCTCATTATTGGAGGTTTTCAAGCGGAATAGGAAACTACATCTGGTGTTCGAGCATTGTGATCGTACCGTGCTACACGATCTGGAGAAGTATCCAAATGG TGTTCCTGACGAGTTGACGAAGAAAATAACATGGCAGTTATTGGAAGCGCTACGGTTTTGCCATTCTCATAAATGTATACATCG AGATGTGAAACCCGAAAATATTCTGCTAACAAAAAACGACGTCGTCAAACTAGCCGACTTCGGATTCGCACGTATAATTA atCCGCAAGAAATGTACACCGACTACGTGGCCACACGATGGTACCGAAGTCCAG AACTCCTCGTCGGCGACACGGTATACGGTCCACCAGTGGATATATGGGCAGTTGGATGTGTATTGGCCGAACTGATCACAGGTGAAGCACTATGGCCTGGAAGAAGTGACATTGATCAACTCTACCTCATTAGGAAGACTATTG GGGAACTCCTGCCACGACACGTGTCCGTCTTCCGCTCGAATCAATTCTTCTTCGGTCTTTCCATTCCAGAACCTGATCAACAGGAACCATTACCGCTACGTTTACCGAATGCAACCAGTGTTCAGCTTGATTTTTTATAC aaatgctTCGAAATGAGCCCGGATCGACGATGGAGCGCTCCCGAATTGTTGCAGCATAGTTACTTTAGCGGTTGGCAGTTGCGTTTGCGACAAGAGGACATTAATACATCCGCGATTAAAAAA ATATCCAATTTTCAGCAGCCTTCAACGAATTATCTGCCTTACTTGAACGGAAACGTGAGCACATTGAAACAACAAAACTTGCAAACAACCAATAACAATAGAAGTTATTTGCCGTCAATAtaa